DNA sequence from the Pseudomonas fluorescens Q2-87 genome:
CGCTGCCCAAGGTGCGGCCCAACACATGGGCCACCAACAGCGCAACGACCGAGGCGCACAGGTAACCGCCGAAAATCGACCAGGGTTGGGCGAGGGCGCCCGATGACACCGCGAATAAGAGCACCGCCGATGCGCCCAAGGGGCCGATCAGGTGCTGCGCGACTTCAAGGCCGAAGACCTGGCCACAGAGCCAGACACTGAACAAGGTCCCCAACGCCATGCCGATGGCGGCACGGCTCCATTCGGTGGGACGAGTATTGATTGCAGCGGGGAACCAGCGAGAAAGCATTCAGCGAAAATCCAAAAAACGAACAAAAAAGGGGCTTACCGGATAATCCCTGAAAGCCCTTTAAGTGTTCCAACAGTTGGGGGAGGAACGCCGCACAGTGTGCCGTCCGCCACTCCTGCTTACAAATTCATATTAATGCTGCTTGAGTTCATTAATTTTGAGGTAAGGGACTTCATGCGGTTCTGGACGCCTGAAACCAGTTTTGCTCGGCGAGGGGCAGGGTGTGCGACTGGCCGCGCCCCATCGGGAAGTATGTGAACCCTTTGTCTGCCATGCGCTCGGGGTCATACAGGTTGCGTCCGTCGAACACCACTGGCGCCTTGAGTCGCTGTTGGATCAAGTTGAAATCCGGCGCCTTGAACGGCTGCCATTCGGTACAAATGATCAGGGCATCGGCGCCTGGCAATACCGATTCCGGTGTGCCCATCAGCATAAGCTTCGGCTCGTTGGGGTAGAGCAGTTGGGTCTGCTGCATGGCTTCTGGATCGAAGGCGCGGACACTGGCGCCCGCCGCCCATAGCGATTCCAGGAGGGTGCGACTCGGCGCATCGCGCATGTCGTCGGTGTTGGGCTTGAAAGCCAAACCCCACAGCGCGAAGGTCCTGCCCCGCAGATCGCCCTTGTAGAACGCGTTGATGCGTTCGAACAGCTTGTGCTTCTGCCGCCGGTTGATGGACTCCACCGCTTGCAGCAGGTCGCTGGAGCAGTTGGCTTGCTCAGCCGTGTGGATCAGGGCGCGCATGTCCTTGGGGAAACACGAGCCGCCGTAGCCACAGCCCGGATAGATGAAGTGATAGCCGATGCGCGAGTCGGCGCCGATCCCCAGGCGCACCGACTCGATGTCCGCCCCGAGGTGTTCGGCCAGTTCCGCGATCTGGTTGATGAAGCTGATCTTCGTCGCCAGCATGCCGTTGGCCGCGTATTTGGTCAGCTCGGCGCTGCGCAGGTCCATGAACAGGACCCGATCGTGGTTGCGATTGAACGGTGCGTACAGGTCGCGCATGGTTTCCCGTACTTCCTCGCGCTCGCAGCCAATGACGATGCGATCCGGGCGACGGCAATCGGCGACTGCCGAACCTTCCTTTAGAAATTCAGGATTGGAGACGATATCGAATTGCAACAAGCGACCGGCCTTGAGCAGGCATTTATCGATGTGCGTGCGCAGCACATCGCCAGTGCCCACCGGCACGGTGGATTTCTCTACGAGAATGACGGGATGCTCGCGATGCCGGGCGACTGCATCCCCGACGGCCAGGACCTGGCACAGATCGGCCGAGCCATCGGCCCGGGAAGGCGTGCCGACGGCAATGAACAGTACCTGGCCATGCTGCACGGCAAGTTGTTCGTCGCTGGTGAAGTGCAAGCGCCCGGCCTCCAGCCCTTCGCGCACCAGCGTCGCCAAACCGGGCTCGAAGATGCTTACCAGGCCCTGGCGAAGGCTGTCGACTTTGCGCTCGTCAATGTCCATGCACACCACGTCATGGCCGACCTCAGCCAATACGGCGGCTTGCACCAGCCCTACGTAACCACTCCCGAACACGCTGATTTTCATGACGACTCCCTGAAACATTCCGAGCGGGCGAACATGCACGGCCAGCCCATTGGCGGTCGTGCGCTCGTTTCAGAATAAGTCGGGGATGTTGCAATTCACTGACAGGCTGCGGCAGGCCGTGCTTAAGTCGCCTCTACGCCGCATTCTGGCGGCAACTGCGCCACGAAAGCGGCCACCACTTCCCGGGTCAGGCTGACTATGTCTTCCACCCGTTCCATTCCGGCGCCGGTTCGCCAACTGGCGACGATGTCCATCACCGGCGGCAGCGGCACGTCTTGCACCAGGGTCAACGTACCTTGGGCCAGTTCTCCCGAGACCAGTGCCGCCGGCATGGCGCCGATGCCAAACCCATCGCGAACCAGGCGAGTGATGGCCGATGCCGAGTTCACGCAGTTGATGCGCGGCGAGACGATGTTGGCCGAATGCAGCAGGTTGAGGATGTCCTGGTGGGGCCGTGAGTTGCGCGAAAACGTCACGATGCGTTCCTGGGAAAGGTCTTCCAGCGAGGCATAGGGCCGGTCGTAGCCAGAACCGCTGCGCACCACCCAATGCATGGGATAACGGGTCAGCAATGCGTTGCGCACGCTGTCCAGGCGCAGGATGTCGGTCTGAAAAATAATGTCCTGATAGCCTTTTTCCAGCTGCGAACAGAGGTTGCTGGCGGT
Encoded proteins:
- a CDS encoding LysR family transcriptional regulator → MNIKFLETFVWVARLKSFRLTAEKLFTTQASISSRIAALEDEMGVRLFVRDSKGVSLTSEGQRVLEYAERIMDTMQSMKAVIRDPRQVRGRIRIGAMDTVIHTWLSPLVTRLMERYPALEIELSADTASNLCSQLEKGYQDIIFQTDILRLDSVRNALLTRYPMHWVVRSGSGYDRPYASLEDLSQERIVTFSRNSRPHQDILNLLHSANIVSPRINCVNSASAITRLVRDGFGIGAMPAALVSGELAQGTLTLVQDVPLPPVMDIVASWRTGAGMERVEDIVSLTREVVAAFVAQLPPECGVEAT
- a CDS encoding UDP-glucose dehydrogenase family protein; amino-acid sequence: MKISVFGSGYVGLVQAAVLAEVGHDVVCMDIDERKVDSLRQGLVSIFEPGLATLVREGLEAGRLHFTSDEQLAVQHGQVLFIAVGTPSRADGSADLCQVLAVGDAVARHREHPVILVEKSTVPVGTGDVLRTHIDKCLLKAGRLLQFDIVSNPEFLKEGSAVADCRRPDRIVIGCEREEVRETMRDLYAPFNRNHDRVLFMDLRSAELTKYAANGMLATKISFINQIAELAEHLGADIESVRLGIGADSRIGYHFIYPGCGYGGSCFPKDMRALIHTAEQANCSSDLLQAVESINRRQKHKLFERINAFYKGDLRGRTFALWGLAFKPNTDDMRDAPSRTLLESLWAAGASVRAFDPEAMQQTQLLYPNEPKLMLMGTPESVLPGADALIICTEWQPFKAPDFNLIQQRLKAPVVFDGRNLYDPERMADKGFTYFPMGRGQSHTLPLAEQNWFQASRTA